In the genome of Dyadobacter fermentans DSM 18053, the window GATGTGGGTACCGTCGACGTTCGATACGAAATGGACGTTCAAGCCATTTTTAGCGTAGGCTTTCAACGCCTCGGTTACCATTACTGGGCCGAGGTCGCTCCCACCGATCCCGATATTCACGATATCCGTGATTTCTTTACCGGTGTAGCCCTTCCACGAGCCAGATCTGACGCGCGTCGAAAAATCTTTCATTTTCGCAAGCACCTCATTCACATCCGGCATCACATCCTTACCATCCACGAGCACCGGTTCGTTGGAACGGTTCCGCAATGCGGTGTGCAAAACAGCCCGGTCTTCCGTCGCATTGATCTTCTCGCCGGTAAACATCGCCTCAATCGCCTCGGCCAGGCCTGCTTCTTCGGCCAGCTGAACGAGGTATGAGCGTGTGCGTGACGTAATGCGGTTTTTGGAGTAATCCAGCAATATGTCTCCAAAACGAATGGAGAATTTTTTATGGCGGTCGGCGTCTTCCTCGAAAAGGGTTTTCAGATGTTTCTGAGAGATGGTTTTGTGATGCGTTTTCAGCTTTTTATAAGCCGCCAACTGATCAAAGGGGACGTTTGATAGCATTAGTTTTGGCGTTATGGTAAAAAATCAAACCTTGGAGATGCAAAAATAGGGTTTTACGGCACTAAATGCGCTTTTTCCTCATTAACTCGCCTGGCAAACGCCCCGGAAATAACCAACCGACTCGGCAATGCCGGCCAATGGGTCCTTCATATCTTTCTCATATTCAAGGCTGCATGAACCAGAGTACTTCACTTTCCGCAGCATTTTCACAAACGCTGGAATATCAATAATCCCGCGACCCAATTCACAGGTTTTGCCGTCTTTCGTTGCGGCAGTCACGTTTTTAAGGTGTATGTCGAAAATACGCTTGCTGTATTTCCCTAAATCCGTGACCGGGTCCTGGTTGTCACGCTGGTTATGGCCCATATCGAAGCAAAGGCCGATCCGCGGATCGAGATCTTTGACGTGATTGTAAACTGAGGTCGCATTGGGATACAACTTATCCTCCGGCCCGTGGTTGTGAATGGCGTAGCGGATATTGGTTTCCTTCACTTTCTGCTCCACATACTTCAAATCGTCATGGTTAGGAATGCCGACGATGAGATCCACACCTACGCGCTTGGCATAATCGAATGCGTTATCGATGTCCTGGTGCGTCTTCGTATAAATCGGCCCGACGGCATAGCCGGTAACACCCGCGTCTTTGAGCTTCTGATGAAAAGCGGTGATCTGCTCCGCCGTGCTGTTATAAGGCAAATGGAAGTCCTTGATACACAGGAAATGAACATCTGTCTTCTTCATCATTTCAAGTGCTTCATCAAGTTTGAAATGATAGAAACTGTAACCGGCTACTCCGAGCTTAAAGGTATCTTCCTTTTTAGCCGGCGTTCCGGCTGCATTCACTTTTTCCGAAAATGGCACAATGCTGCCTGCCATCAGTCCGGCAATGCCTTTCTTGACAAATGTTCTCCTGGAATTCATTCTGATTGATTTGATATGGATTGCTGTTTTAATAAAAGACGAAGAGTCGGGAATTTACCACCTATCGCCTTATATTTTAAGTTTAATGCCGACGCGGTTGATGGCGCCTGTGAGCATGATGACCAGCAATGAAAAGCAAGCAGATTTGACGAGCCCCAAGCCGCCGGTGCGTACCACGGCGGGCAGGCTGATGCTGGCCAGCGAATTGACTGCATACCAGATATAAGGAATCAAATAACAGGTCAATGTTGCGGTACCCGCGGGTTTGATGATATCCGCCCACCTGCTGATCCTACGCATATCGACCAGCCAGTAAAAAAATGCAAATGCCCAGAAACTGATTCCCAAACAAATGCCGATCCAGGCCGGTGTAGCACGAATTTTGGAAATACCCCAGAAAGGGCGGGTAGCAGCACCATACGCGAACAAGACCATTCCCAGCACGACCAACGTCAGCAGAAAAGCACCGCGCGCCGCATCCCGATTTGCACTTTTCCGATAAACCACCGAAGCCACCACTCCGCCCATGACAAACGCGGGCATCGAGCCGCTACCCACGATCCATACATAATCTTTGACTGATTGAAGCCAGTCAAGCGCCCCTGCAAACTCCGCGAGATTGAAAACCACAAAAAACACCCATGCAACAACCGCCCATCCGAGGCGATCACCCGTAAGTACATACGTGAGCGCGCCCAGCAGGTACGACCAGCCGATCAGGCCAAGGATACCATACCAATGCGTGCCCATCCACGAGGGATTA includes:
- a CDS encoding sugar phosphate isomerase/epimerase family protein, with the protein product MNSRRTFVKKGIAGLMAGSIVPFSEKVNAAGTPAKKEDTFKLGVAGYSFYHFKLDEALEMMKKTDVHFLCIKDFHLPYNSTAEQITAFHQKLKDAGVTGYAVGPIYTKTHQDIDNAFDYAKRVGVDLIVGIPNHDDLKYVEQKVKETNIRYAIHNHGPEDKLYPNATSVYNHVKDLDPRIGLCFDMGHNQRDNQDPVTDLGKYSKRIFDIHLKNVTAATKDGKTCELGRGIIDIPAFVKMLRKVKYSGSCSLEYEKDMKDPLAGIAESVGYFRGVCQAS
- a CDS encoding heparan-alpha-glucosaminide N-acetyltransferase domain-containing protein, whose amino-acid sequence is MNKVASSSLRLDSIDVFRAVTMLLMIFVNDFWTLEAVPKWLEHSKAEEDAMGLSDVVFPAFLFIVGLSIPFAISNRRKKGDGNALIIRHIAERTFALLLMGIFIVNFENIAEPAMVISKYVWEIGMVAAFFLIWNVYPNDPARTSLYTGLKIAGYLLLAGLAFIYKGGDAANPSWMGTHWYGILGLIGWSYLLGALTYVLTGDRLGWAVVAWVFFVVFNLAEFAGALDWLQSVKDYVWIVGSGSMPAFVMGGVVASVVYRKSANRDAARGAFLLTLVVLGMVLFAYGAATRPFWGISKIRATPAWIGICLGISFWAFAFFYWLVDMRRISRWADIIKPAGTATLTCYLIPYIWYAVNSLASISLPAVVRTGGLGLVKSACFSLLVIMLTGAINRVGIKLKI